The following is a genomic window from Thunnus maccoyii chromosome 13, fThuMac1.1, whole genome shotgun sequence.
tctgtctccacagtataatacctgttgagtgtttgatggtatttgtgctttagaacataaccgccgtgaaatgatcagaaaatatttcatttctctcattcactgctttgttcttgcTAACGCCGCTCCCTCTCCTCGCTAAatcgctctgtctctctctctcttgttctcggctcatcattttttctcttttttttgaaaatgagtcaggaagctgaCAACAATGCCTTAATTTACTTTTAACAtcaacaaagagaaatgtccccCCTTTGTACTAAACTGGTCCTAAATCGATGCGAGAGTgcttccttgttttatgaacGAAGTGGCACACAAGTTGAAGCAgccaccctgtgtgtgtttgaccaatcagtgacTGTCATCCCAGCAAACCCCTCCCCCAAAGTTCCTGTGCTTTTGGAAAGTACTCCCCCCAAACAGGAACTTTTTGGGGGATAAAATAATCTCCCTGGAACTTAATTTAGATCCTGGACCCTCTGGTGGAAACACAGGTAGAGGAACTGAGTTCCTCAAAATGTTCCTCATACCCGGGGAAAGTTCCTGCGGTTGAAACGTGGCTTTAGATTACAGAGACATTAAAGTGACCCATTCAGTTTGTGCAGCACTAGTGGTTAGGTCATGTGGCGTGGTCAAGTTATGAATTACAACATGCATTAAAAAAGGAGGTCCACAGACAAAGATTGGAGATCtggagtgaatgtgtgtatagAAGTGGGTCGATCCGCAATTGGATTTTTTGGTAAAACTGATCAATTCTTGTGCTGCTTGTGCTTTGACACTTAGAAATGGACCTCCTCTGGTTATCGGGTTAAAGATTCTGTTACAATCAACAAATGTGGCAGGTTTACTAAATGTCAAGCTAACCACAAATCTGCAAACTATTTTAAAGTACAGTGTGTTAACAGCACACGTGATGACACAAAGACCCTTTTTAGGTAAAACCAGGTAATCTCATTGCAGCTAAGTTCCAGGCCATCAGACCTCCACTCTATCCCTACCAATGAGCTGAGCGGTGTCATCATCAGTGTGGTGCCTGTCCTCTCCAGCGTCATCACTTTCAGAGTCTGTGTCCTCCTGGGGGGAGTAGTAGCCTTCATAAGCCAGGATGGGTGAGTCGCAGCGTGCGGGGGAGGCGAGGCACTGCGCAGTGGTCACTGTGGTGGTGGCGGAATAGGCCCTTGGGCTCCCTGAGGGTGACTCCGGGTTAGAGGGCCGAAGCAGAGGAGTGCGCTCAGAGTCCGCTTCACCCTCtgttccttcttcctctctgcgCCCTCCAGTCTCCTCATCGGAGTCAGACTCCGAATGCTCCTGGTTGTGCCGAGTGACACGCTGTTTGCACACGGGGCACGTCTTCTTGGTCTGCGTGAGCCACGGGTCTACACACTTGCAGTGGTAAGCTGAAAAGGAAGAAGCATTTCAAGAAACTTAGGAAAAGACGTGTCAAAGAACAAAGGCTAGAGCagtaaaagctttttttgttgtagAGTGAATAAACAGATGTTAGACTGAGGCAACCAGATGACGCAGGGTAAAAAGCACTTGCCTACCACCAGAAACCTTTCAACACAACCATCCATGTTCACTAATGGGAATCTGGTGAGGGGATCATGTCTTTGCATTAGTAGCTTCTACAGGCTGATCCATCTACACTGTCCCAAGCTAAGTGTGGGAGTTAGCAACAAGGACTGCAGGGCCTTCTCacggcagacattttgactcatcaaaccatcaaaggaaaagcacaggtggaattaataacattattgatgaCTGCATTACATTTAGGTGACCCAGTTCCAGCACTCTGGTATTATCTGTGCTAACTCGCCGATATGGATTACTGAGACGCTTAATGGAGCAATGATTAGtgttattatttacagctgtgcttttcctgctttgaaaagtcaaaatatctgctgtgaaaaagggtCTATTTcaagtttagaggaaaaaagggaaaacacaaacaggtttCAAACTGACTCTTTCAATGTTGCTGTTTGAACATTTAGATCAGCGTATTGTATTTTTGAAGATACAGTAGGTAGGGGTACAAATATTGACTTGCAAGAAAGGGTATATTTGTGTACTTTGTACTCAAGTTGTACAAAAGTAGTTGCTGTAAGTGTGGTAGAGCACCCAAAGTCCAGTACCATAATATTTCATAGTAATATGAAACCAACATATAAAATCTTACCATGTGAACAAGGTAAAACGCGCAGCTTGTCTCCTTCTTCGTACTCATCCAGACAGATTGCACACACGTCGTAGTCATCCCctgaaacagaggagaaaagataACTTAGATCAATTAAACTGTAAGTGAAAtgtcatcttctttttttttaactatctTCTGGTCTACAGCTGAGTAACATTTAACATGGGAGCCTGTTTTATATAAGAAAGGAAACTTAATGGACGTCAAATTCACATGGCAGGAAAATCTGATTATCACAGTCACTGCGACTGGCTCTCAGTATTCTTAAAAACAGCAATGTTTCAAACAGTAGCTTCGGGATATTTTTCCACAGCATGGCACATGGTTGGTAACCAAAACCAAGATGCTAAATTCAGCTTCATCTTGTTTTTACACAACTTTGTGGCCGAGTAACCATATAATTATCATGTGACATAACACAACCAAACCCTAAAAGTGCTGTcctgagatttttttctttgtgctaGAAAcaccaaataaaacagaaaaagcctTTCCATAACAAATCTGGTTAATTTCTTATTATTAACTATACTACGGTCACCTTAATTCACACAGAAAGACTACAATTTAAAATGCCTTAAATCAGGAAACGGACATAAAGGTCTGTACATgtcaaaatggtgaaaatggtgaaaacagtATAATCTTGTTACCTTTACTGAACCTGTGGGTTGGAATTCGTTTCAGTTGTTCCTTGGACAAACGATTTTTCCTCAGCCTTTTTCTGTACTGTACACATCGTATAatctgaaaaatatgaaaagacaaTGTTACTGATGCTACGAGAATTATATTGACATTCGACATGCATGATgggtttgtttatttatgtgttcaATGTAGTGTAGTTTAAAATCCTACAagataaattttaaaaaatgtgttatatattatataaataccCAAAGAAGCCTCACATCATAAATACTTACCAAGACAACACACATCACAAGAATGATCATGCCAACTACTCCAGTGAAGGGAATAAGGTAGTATGAGAGAGGAAAAGCAAACTCTGGCTTGAGGATCACGTAGGCTCTGCAGGCCAAGAAAAGAGATCAGATACCAACATTACCACAAGAACTGAAGAAGTCTGTATGTGTTGGTCTGATGCTGACCGTTTTAAGTTAGTTTTGGTTATTGTTAAGTCAGAGcaattatttttcaaatgtataaaaacagacGTTACAATGGTTTTACTTACCCTTGTTCAGGAATTATGAAATTCCTGAGAATCTGGGAGGCATAGTAGCTGGTGAATACTGAGGGGATCTCAATCTCCTCTGCAATGGTgtctggaaaataaaaaaaacaaaaacaagagaacGACAACAAGATTTCAATTTTAGGCTTTTTTAGTATgatgttgtgtaaagtttgaaaTTGTGCATAACTTATAAAGATGATTTACCATTGCTGTAGTTCATATTGAGCAGAGTGTCTGAATACATGTTGTGAACGATTGCAGCGCTGTATCCAGCTTGCTGTGCGTGCAAGACCTGAAAACCAGTTCCTCGCATTAGACCAGTTTGCTTCACAGACACTACATAGTGTTCAATGTCAGTCAGACTACATCACAAACATTACTCACCTTTATATCAAAATTGCAATCATAGCGTCTGATGAGAGCTATGAATTTGGTGGTGTTGGCATCATAAGATGGtggcagtggaggaggagggtctATTGTTGTGCAGCCATTAAGTGGACGGGACACCACCAAAACTCCcttaaacacagagacaaaaatatCATCATCAAGGACCATGACCtatgtttttgtgtatgcatCCTTACTGCAACACTCTGGTCTCACCATTAATCCATCCTTAGGAAGCGGGGATCCAAACAAGGCAGGTAGGTCTTCAAACAACATGGAGGTCATATTGCTATAATGCTGTCAAAACAATATAAAGATAAGGACGGTCATAATCTCCAGGTGTATTCGAGGAATCATATTATAGCTGAAGCTTTTATAAGTTTATGAGCTAAAGCTCCAAGATTACTTACAGCATAGATATAGGCGTGTGTGGGTGACGGAGCCAGTACGCTGCAGAAAACCAGGATAAAGATACTCAGTCGAGCTCCCATGCACAACACACCGAGGTGCACCATCCTTGGTTGGTTACAGTTGCACTGAAAGGTATGAAGTAACACGtcacaatcaagtgtgagtaATTAGTCACAGCCAGAGGGAAAATGCCTCAGGCTTCAGGCCGAGGCTGATCTTGCAGTTTGATTACAACCTGGCATTTGCATACTAATGCAAACAGAACAATTCGGGCGGTGTGTAAATATGCGAGTGAATATGCAAACAAGGAACTGTAGACTGGCTCATCAGCATGCAGCAAGATATACAGTACTCTCTGTCTTCATGGGGTGGCAGTGAAAAAACCTAAGCAAAGTACTTTTAAAACTGATCCTGTTAAATGGCCTCTCAAGACTAGGTTAATAGAAAGAAAAGGACATCTTTTGCATAAAACATTACATTGATTTTAACTCTGCGGTGTGAACAAGTTAGCTGCAAATTATAATTAATTCTCTGCAAAGCAACGCCCTTGATGTAGGCACCTGCAGAAAGCAATTTAGGGTCATTATTCTTATGCAGTACGGAAAACAACTCCCATGTCCATAACATTTATGAGCCTCACTCAAGTAAAAACTTACCAAACTTTACCATAACCCTGCTGATTTTTTGTTTACAGGTCCAGTCAAAGCCACAGTGGGTTATTACAAtcatattaaacattaaaatcaacAACATTTCAAACTCTACAATTCTGTTTCCAAGTAAAAATCTAATCCTGCATAAAGAGATATCAGGAGACACAAAGTTTAGGAGCAGATATTCTCAAAATGACTGAATGGTCAAATTATAAGCTTGACAGTTTCATTGTTGGCTTTTACAGAATGTAATTTTCAACACATAGTTTACACTTGGAGgcttttatgttattttaacgGACTACAGAGACCTCTTAACCCCAGTTATGTAAACATGCATGTAACAGTAACTTACatataaagacagaaacatgtttaaGGAGTCAACTGCACTAGGGTGAGGTCAGATAAATGCAATGCTCTGGTTATCTATGATGTTAACACACCGATAACAGACTCAATCAGTCTACTTTATAGCATACAGTAGTTTTTAACGCAAGTCAGTATACAGTGCCTCTTTATTGTCCTAACATAAAATATGCTGAAATAAAACTACGCGACGTAGCATCTATTGTTGTAGCTCTCAACAGGAAGTTCGTGTGCAAAGTATCGGCTGCCGCTGTGTTGCAATGTTA
Proteins encoded in this region:
- the rnf167 gene encoding E3 ubiquitin-protein ligase RNF167 gives rise to the protein MVHLGVLCMGARLSIFILVFCSVLAPSPTHAYIYAHYSNMTSMLFEDLPALFGSPLPKDGLMGVLVVSRPLNGCTTIDPPPPLPPSYDANTTKFIALIRRYDCNFDIKVLHAQQAGYSAAIVHNMYSDTLLNMNYSNDTIAEEIEIPSVFTSYYASQILRNFIIPEQGAYVILKPEFAFPLSYYLIPFTGVVGMIILVMCVVLIIRCVQYRKRLRKNRLSKEQLKRIPTHRFSKGDDYDVCAICLDEYEEGDKLRVLPCSHAYHCKCVDPWLTQTKKTCPVCKQRVTRHNQEHSESDSDEETGGRREEEGTEGEADSERTPLLRPSNPESPSGSPRAYSATTTVTTAQCLASPARCDSPILAYEGYYSPQEDTDSESDDAGEDRHHTDDDTAQLIGRDRVEV